GGAAATCCGGGTGCAGTTTCAGTTTATATTTCTTGGTGAGCTTGCGCCGCACTTCCCGGATCTGTTGTTCATCCCGCACCATCAGTCCGAAGTGCTTGACGCGATCCGGTTGGAGCTGCTCCACCTCGAAGATCGCCATGAACTGATGCTCGCCCAGCTTGCACCAGGCCGCGCCTTCGCCGCCCCGGAGCATCTTCAACCCGAAGACGTCCGCATAGAACTTCACGGCTTTTTGGGCGTCGGTGACTTCGATCACGATATGGTTGCACCCGTAGACGTGAACCGCCATCAGCGCACCTCCTTCACCGCTTCCGTCAAATTGCCAGATGTCCCATCTTGCCCGCCTGATAGTCCCGCACCGCCTGCACCAGTTCCTCTTTCGTGTTCATCACAAACGGGCCATACCGGGCGATCGGCTCGTGGATCGGCTCCCCCGCCATCACCAGTATCGTCGCATCCTGTTGCGCCTCCACGAGGATCGGCGCGCCGGAGCTTCCGATCACCGCCAACTGCGCCTCGGTCGCCGGCTCCGATCCGTTCACCGTCACCTGTCCATCGAGCAGGAATAGGGCCACATTCCACCCGGTCGCAAATCTGAGCGTCGTTCCATGCCGAGCCTTCACGCGCAGGTCATAGAGCTGTACCGGCGTGAACGTCGTGGCCGGCCCCTTCGTTCCGTTGAACTCGCCCGCGATCACTCGAACCGACCCCGCATCTCCGTTCAGTGAAACGACGGGAATCCGCTCCTTCACCAGCGTCTGGTATCGCGGGGCCGTCATCTTGAACGCGGCGGGCAAGTTGACCCAGAGTTGGATCGCCTGCAACGTGCCTCCTCGTTTCGCCCACTCCCGCTCGTGCAGTTCCTCGTGGACGACCCCGGAAGCCGCCGTCATCCACTGCACGTCGCCGGGACCGATGACGCCAGCATTCCCCGCCGAATCTCGATGCGCCACCATCCCTTGATAGACAATGGTCACCGTCTCGAATCCGCGGTGGGGATGTTCTCCCACGCCGCGCGGCTGACCGGTCGGGGGATAGTGCGTCGGACCCGCATAATCCAACATCAAGAAGGGGCTCACGTCTCGGTCGAGGTCGTGGCTCGGGAACAGATTGCGGACGTGGAAGCCGTCTCCGACGACATGGGTCGAGCCCGGCGAATAGATCCGGGGCCGACCGCCGATCGTTGGTTCTTTCGCTGCCGCCTGCCTGGTTGGTTGAGTCATGACCCACCTGCCTTCCTTTTCGCACCGCCTACGGCCGACGATCACGAGAACTTATGATAGTCCTAGCTAGAACTAAAGTCAAGGGCCTGGCCCGCCCGGGCCGAACCGGTACGTTTTCATTGCTTTGTGGCTCTTGGGGCCGCGATTCCGCTAGAATGCATCCATGAAGTACCGGATCAAGACCGGCGAGGAGCTGGCCTGGCTGCTGGACCATACCCACGCCTTTC
The DNA window shown above is from Nitrospirota bacterium and carries:
- a CDS encoding VOC family protein; protein product: MAVHVYGCNHIVIEVTDAQKAVKFYADVFGLKMLRGGEGAAWCKLGEHQFMAIFEVEQLQPDRVKHFGLMVRDEQQIREVRRKLTKKYKLKLHPDFRCDFRDPWGNRIQVGDLSDESLVWLLPYQEVQKAGITFVS
- a CDS encoding pirin family protein yields the protein MTQPTRQAAAKEPTIGGRPRIYSPGSTHVVGDGFHVRNLFPSHDLDRDVSPFLMLDYAGPTHYPPTGQPRGVGEHPHRGFETVTIVYQGMVAHRDSAGNAGVIGPGDVQWMTAASGVVHEELHEREWAKRGGTLQAIQLWVNLPAAFKMTAPRYQTLVKERIPVVSLNGDAGSVRVIAGEFNGTKGPATTFTPVQLYDLRVKARHGTTLRFATGWNVALFLLDGQVTVNGSEPATEAQLAVIGSSGAPILVEAQQDATILVMAGEPIHEPIARYGPFVMNTKEELVQAVRDYQAGKMGHLAI